One genomic segment of Nonomuraea coxensis DSM 45129 includes these proteins:
- the xerD gene encoding site-specific tyrosine recombinase XerD — MEAVLSSYLAHLAVERGLAANTLASYRRDLRRYMEHLRARGRGELGEVGEADVQAFLAALREGDGEHPALVASSAARAVSAVRGLHRFALREGVTAHDPAHQVRPPRQLRRLPKAITVDEVERLIAASGPDGAPLTLRNRALLEVLYGTGARISEAVGLAVDDLEDDQVRLRGKGGRTRVVPLGRYARAALDAYLVRARPGLLAHGRGTPAVFLNARGGRLTRQGAWEVLQAAAERAGLDGISPHVLRHSFATHLLDGGADVRVVQELLGHASVTTTQVYTLVTVDKLREVYAAAHPRARQ; from the coding sequence GTGGAGGCAGTGCTCTCCAGCTACCTCGCCCATCTGGCGGTGGAGCGGGGCCTGGCCGCCAACACGCTCGCGTCCTACCGCCGTGACCTGCGCCGCTACATGGAGCACCTGCGGGCGCGCGGCCGTGGCGAGCTCGGCGAGGTGGGGGAGGCCGACGTCCAGGCCTTCCTCGCCGCGCTGCGCGAGGGCGACGGGGAGCATCCCGCGCTCGTCGCCAGCTCGGCCGCGCGCGCGGTCTCGGCCGTACGCGGCCTGCACCGTTTCGCCCTGCGCGAAGGCGTCACCGCCCACGACCCCGCCCACCAGGTGCGCCCGCCGCGCCAGCTCCGCCGGCTGCCCAAGGCCATCACGGTGGACGAGGTCGAGCGGCTCATCGCCGCCTCCGGCCCCGACGGCGCCCCCCTGACCCTGCGCAACCGCGCCCTGCTGGAGGTCCTGTACGGCACCGGCGCGCGCATCTCCGAGGCCGTCGGCCTGGCCGTCGACGACCTGGAGGACGACCAGGTGCGCCTGCGCGGCAAGGGCGGCCGCACCCGCGTCGTCCCCCTGGGCCGCTACGCCCGCGCCGCGCTCGACGCCTACCTCGTCCGCGCCCGGCCCGGCCTGCTCGCGCACGGGCGCGGCACGCCCGCCGTCTTCCTCAACGCCCGCGGCGGACGACTGACCAGGCAGGGCGCCTGGGAAGTGCTCCAGGCCGCCGCCGAACGGGCCGGACTCGACGGGATAAGCCCGCACGTTCTACGCCATTCATTCGCAACCCACCTCCTTGACGGCGGCGCCGACGTTAGGGTGGTCCAGGAACTGCTCGGCCACGCCTCGGTCACGACCACGCAGGTCTACACCCTGGTCACGGTCGACAAGCTCCGCGAGGTCTACGCGGCCGCGCACCCGCGCGCCCGGCAGTGA
- a CDS encoding ParA family protein: MTTKGSTPGTPDNPWGDTKTNAPSNGVNLGPTQRPRPVFPEPVPPAVHGPARVVAMVNQKGGVGKTTTTINLGAALVECGLKVLLVDFDPQGALSVGLGINPLQLDLTVYNLLMERGVTAEEVLLQTGVEGLDLLPSNIDLSAAEVQLVTEVAREQVLGRVIKPLLPHYDVCLIDCQPSLGLLTINALTCAHGVMVPLECEFFALRGVALLMDTISKVQERLNEDLEIEGLLATMYDARTLHGREVLARVVEAFGDKVFHTVINRTVRFPDATVAGEPITTFDPSSLGANAYRELAREVLSRWPAPATMAR; the protein is encoded by the coding sequence GTGACGACCAAGGGTTCGACCCCGGGGACCCCCGACAACCCCTGGGGCGACACGAAGACCAACGCGCCTTCCAACGGCGTCAACCTAGGGCCCACCCAGCGGCCCCGGCCGGTGTTCCCCGAGCCGGTGCCCCCCGCCGTGCACGGCCCGGCGCGCGTGGTCGCGATGGTCAACCAGAAGGGCGGGGTCGGCAAGACCACGACCACCATCAACCTGGGCGCCGCGCTCGTCGAATGCGGCCTCAAGGTGCTGCTGGTCGACTTCGACCCCCAGGGCGCGCTCTCCGTCGGCCTCGGCATCAACCCGCTCCAGCTCGACCTGACCGTCTACAACCTCCTCATGGAGCGCGGCGTCACCGCCGAGGAGGTGCTGCTGCAGACCGGCGTCGAGGGCCTCGACCTGCTGCCCAGCAACATCGACCTGTCCGCCGCCGAGGTCCAGCTCGTCACCGAGGTGGCCCGCGAGCAGGTGCTCGGCCGCGTCATCAAGCCGCTGCTGCCGCACTACGACGTCTGCCTCATCGACTGCCAGCCGTCGCTCGGCCTGCTCACCATCAACGCGCTCACCTGCGCCCACGGCGTCATGGTGCCGCTCGAGTGCGAGTTCTTCGCGCTGCGCGGCGTCGCGCTGCTCATGGACACCATCTCCAAGGTCCAGGAGCGCCTCAACGAGGACCTCGAGATCGAGGGCCTGCTCGCCACCATGTACGACGCCCGCACCCTGCACGGCCGCGAGGTGCTGGCCCGCGTGGTCGAGGCGTTCGGCGACAAGGTGTTCCACACGGTCATCAACCGCACCGTGCGCTTCCCCGACGCCACCGTCGCCGGCGAGCCGATCACCACGTTCGACCCCTCCTCGCTGGGCGCCAACGCCTATCGCGAGCTGGCCCGCGAAGTGCTCTCGCGCTGGCCGGCACCTGCCACAATGGCCAGGTGA
- a CDS encoding segregation and condensation protein A: MTTAAEQSDPQGFQVHLDVFEGPFDLLLGLIAKHKLDITEVSLSKVTDEFIAYIRSRGPEWDLDQTSHFLLVAATLLDLKAARLLPSGEVEDEEDLALLEARDLLFARLLQYKAYKEVAKVFSGLMAEEALRFPRTVQMEPQFANLLPELVLGIGPEQLARIAARAFTPKAPPTVSIGHIYQPLASVKEQAAILVMHLRRLRRATFRALVADCTGTFEVIARFLAVLELFREAAVTFEQVEPLGDLHVTWTGADEGDVAVGDDYEESAEKPRND, from the coding sequence GTGACCACCGCCGCCGAGCAGAGCGACCCCCAGGGCTTCCAGGTCCACCTGGACGTCTTCGAAGGGCCCTTCGATCTGCTCCTCGGCCTCATCGCCAAGCACAAGCTCGACATCACCGAGGTCTCCCTCTCCAAGGTCACCGACGAGTTCATCGCCTACATCCGCTCCCGGGGCCCCGAGTGGGACCTCGACCAGACCAGCCACTTCCTGCTGGTCGCGGCCACGCTGCTCGACCTGAAGGCGGCCAGGCTGCTGCCCTCCGGCGAGGTGGAGGACGAGGAGGACCTGGCGCTGCTGGAGGCCAGGGACCTGCTGTTCGCGCGGTTGCTGCAGTACAAGGCGTACAAAGAGGTGGCGAAGGTCTTCTCCGGGCTCATGGCGGAGGAGGCGCTGCGCTTCCCGCGTACCGTGCAGATGGAGCCCCAGTTCGCGAACCTGCTGCCCGAGCTGGTGCTCGGCATCGGGCCCGAGCAACTCGCCAGGATCGCGGCCCGGGCCTTCACCCCCAAAGCGCCGCCCACCGTCAGCATCGGGCACATCTACCAGCCGCTGGCCAGCGTCAAGGAGCAGGCCGCGATCCTCGTCATGCACCTGCGGCGGCTGCGCCGGGCCACCTTCCGCGCGCTCGTCGCCGACTGCACGGGGACCTTCGAGGTCATCGCGCGGTTCCTGGCCGTGCTGGAGCTGTTCCGGGAGGCGGCGGTGACGTTCGAGCAGGTCGAGCCGCTGGGCGACCTGCACGTCACCTGGACCGGGGCCGACGAAGGGGACGTGGCGGTGGGGGACGACTACGAGGAATCAGCGGAGAAGCCACGCAATGACTGA
- the scpB gene encoding SMC-Scp complex subunit ScpB: MRERAEGPTLQAALEAILLVVDEPVAEVTLAQVLERPTHEVAAALRGLAAEYTASGRGFDLREVAGGWRFYTRADCAALVERFVRDGQQSRLTQAALETLAVVAYRQPVSRARVAAVRGVNSDGVMRTLVARGLVEEAGTDPESQAVLYRTSSYFLERLGLRDLSELPELAPFLPDDVENLEETTK, translated from the coding sequence GTGCGGGAGCGGGCGGAAGGGCCGACGCTGCAGGCGGCTCTGGAGGCTATCCTGCTGGTGGTCGATGAGCCCGTCGCCGAGGTGACCCTCGCGCAGGTGCTGGAGCGCCCCACCCACGAGGTGGCCGCCGCGCTGCGCGGGCTCGCGGCGGAATACACCGCCTCCGGGCGGGGTTTCGATCTGAGAGAGGTCGCAGGCGGCTGGCGGTTCTACACGCGCGCCGACTGCGCCGCGCTGGTCGAGCGGTTCGTCCGCGACGGCCAGCAGTCGCGGCTGACCCAGGCCGCGTTGGAGACTCTCGCGGTCGTGGCCTACCGGCAACCGGTGAGCCGCGCCCGTGTCGCCGCCGTACGCGGCGTCAACAGCGACGGCGTCATGCGGACGCTCGTCGCCAGGGGGCTGGTCGAGGAGGCCGGCACCGACCCGGAGAGCCAGGCAGTGCTCTACCGGACAAGCTCATACTTCCTTGAACGTCTGGGACTACGGGACCTGAGCGAGCTCCCCGAGCTCGCGCCCTTCCTCCCCGACGACGTGGAGAACCTCGAGGAGACAACAAAGTGA
- a CDS encoding pseudouridine synthase: MINRRSTPSGDGRGRGRTGGSDRSAGRGGRPAFRTERDDRGYGGRTSGDRDRSYGDRDRGRSAGDRSYGGDRDNRGYGRDSGGDGRPSRDSLRADRGGSRARYGGRDGASEGRYPRDDRNRRDDRYAGDRGGDRDRGSWPRGDRDDRPARADRDGGYSRDDRSDRSDRPDRYGRSARAERPRGEGFGGPRGDRDRDRSGDRSYGGDRSGERGGNRGWDRDRDGNRGGYRADRPERRTDRSTDRPERRTDRFGDRPERRTDRFGDRPERRTDRFGDRSEGRGERFGERSEGRGYRSDDRGGYRSERGGGRSEQGAPREAGSTRSRYGRRDGDAPRGVVRANARGGRRDDVQTIGRAGRTGGPGGGASGDRKGPGSPQQARIKAGRQPIRDRDLFPEGYTDERDTTEVPDGVRLQKVLAQAGVASRRACEEMIGEGRVTVNGQVVRRFGAKVDPAKQVIHVDGKRIPTAPDLVYYALNKPIGVVSTMEDPQGRPCLADFVQELAPRLFHVGRLDTETEGLLLLTNDGELANRLTHPSYGVQKKYWAKVPGPIPRDLGRRLKQGIELEDGLARADSFAIVQEHAQQALVEVVLHEGRKHVVRRMLEEAGHRVIDLARIEFGPVKLGRTKPGTIRALTLKEVGELYAAVKL, encoded by the coding sequence GTGATCAACAGGCGAAGCACCCCGTCCGGTGATGGACGCGGTCGTGGACGCACCGGCGGCTCGGACCGAAGTGCCGGCCGTGGCGGGCGTCCCGCCTTCCGCACGGAGCGCGACGACCGCGGGTACGGCGGCCGGACGTCCGGCGACCGCGACCGGTCCTACGGCGACCGTGACCGCGGCCGGTCGGCCGGCGACCGCTCGTACGGCGGTGACCGTGACAACCGTGGCTACGGCCGCGACTCCGGCGGCGACGGCCGGCCTTCGCGCGACTCCCTCCGCGCCGACCGCGGGGGCTCCCGCGCCCGGTACGGCGGACGTGACGGCGCGAGCGAGGGCCGCTACCCCCGAGATGACCGAAACCGCCGCGATGACCGTTACGCCGGCGACCGCGGCGGCGACCGTGACCGCGGCTCCTGGCCGCGCGGCGACCGCGACGACCGGCCCGCCCGTGCCGACCGGGACGGCGGGTACTCCCGGGACGACCGCTCCGACCGCTCCGACCGGCCTGACAGGTACGGTCGCAGCGCCCGCGCCGAGCGCCCGCGCGGCGAAGGCTTCGGCGGCCCCCGGGGCGACCGTGACCGCGACCGATCCGGCGACCGCTCGTACGGTGGTGACCGGTCAGGTGAGCGGGGCGGCAACCGGGGCTGGGACCGCGACCGCGACGGTAACCGCGGCGGCTACCGAGCCGACCGCCCCGAGCGCCGCACCGACCGGTCCACCGACCGCCCCGAGCGGCGGACGGATCGTTTCGGTGACCGTCCTGAGCGGCGTACGGATCGGTTCGGTGACCGTCCTGAGCGGCGTACCGACCGGTTCGGTGACCGTTCTGAGGGGCGTGGCGAGCGGTTCGGTGAGCGTTCCGAGGGGCGTGGCTACCGGTCGGATGACCGGGGCGGCTACCGGTCCGAGCGGGGCGGGGGCCGTTCCGAGCAGGGCGCGCCCCGCGAGGCGGGGTCGACCCGTTCCCGCTACGGCAGGCGTGACGGCGACGCGCCCCGCGGCGTCGTACGGGCGAACGCCCGTGGCGGCAGGCGCGACGACGTCCAGACGATCGGCAGGGCCGGCAGGACCGGCGGGCCGGGAGGCGGCGCGTCCGGTGACCGCAAGGGTCCCGGCAGCCCCCAGCAGGCCCGGATCAAGGCGGGCCGCCAGCCCATCCGCGACCGCGACCTGTTCCCCGAGGGCTACACCGACGAGCGTGACACCACCGAGGTCCCGGACGGCGTCCGGCTGCAGAAGGTGCTCGCGCAGGCGGGCGTGGCCAGCCGCAGGGCGTGCGAGGAGATGATCGGCGAGGGCCGCGTCACGGTGAACGGCCAGGTCGTACGGCGCTTCGGCGCCAAGGTCGACCCGGCCAAGCAGGTCATCCATGTGGACGGCAAGCGCATCCCGACGGCCCCCGACCTGGTCTACTACGCGCTGAACAAGCCCATCGGCGTCGTGTCCACCATGGAGGACCCGCAGGGCCGCCCGTGCCTGGCCGACTTCGTCCAGGAGCTGGCGCCGAGGCTGTTCCACGTGGGCCGGCTCGACACCGAGACCGAGGGCCTGCTGCTGCTCACCAACGACGGCGAGCTGGCCAACCGGCTCACCCACCCGAGTTACGGCGTGCAGAAGAAGTACTGGGCGAAGGTGCCCGGCCCGATCCCGAGGGACCTCGGGCGGCGGCTCAAGCAGGGCATCGAGCTGGAGGACGGCCTCGCCAGGGCCGACAGCTTCGCCATCGTGCAGGAGCACGCCCAGCAGGCGCTGGTCGAGGTCGTCCTGCACGAGGGGCGCAAGCACGTCGTCAGGCGGATGCTGGAGGAGGCGGGGCACCGGGTCATCGACCTGGCCAGGATCGAGTTCGGCCCGGTGAAGCTGGGCCGCACCAAGCCCGGCACGATCCGCGCGCTGACCCTGAAAGAGGTCGGCGAGCTGTACGCGGCCGTGAAGCTGTAA
- the aroH gene encoding chorismate mutase codes for MVRAVRGAIQVDADDRDSIIEGTTELVSTLMERNRLTTDDVISVLFTATPDLTAEFPALAARKLGFHEVPLICCSEIGVPGALPRVVRLMAHIETDRPRSEIHHVYLRGAVALRQDIAQ; via the coding sequence ATGGTGCGGGCGGTCCGTGGGGCGATCCAGGTGGACGCCGACGATCGTGACTCGATCATCGAGGGCACGACCGAGCTGGTGAGCACGCTCATGGAGCGCAACCGGCTGACCACGGACGACGTGATCAGCGTGCTGTTCACGGCCACGCCCGACCTGACGGCGGAGTTTCCCGCGCTGGCGGCGCGCAAGCTGGGCTTCCACGAGGTGCCGCTGATCTGCTGCTCCGAGATAGGCGTGCCGGGCGCGCTGCCCCGCGTCGTCCGCCTCATGGCCCACATCGAGACCGACCGGCCCCGTTCGGAGATCCACCACGTCTATCTGCGGGGCGCCGTCGCCCTCCGCCAGGACATCGCCCAGTAA
- a CDS encoding prephenate dehydrogenase has translation MELRTVLVVGTGLIGTSTALALRRHGVRVLLADRDPGAVRLARELGAGEEWAPETPPEEGVDLAVIAVPPAFVANELLELQRHGAARFYTDVASVKAEPIDRARRLGCDLSSYVASHPLAGRERSGPGAAREDLFLGRPWALCPTEEAAPGAKAAVLRLAELCGANPVEVGAVEHDRAVAVVSHAPHVTASAVAARLADTTDVALGLAGQGVRDVTRIAGSDPGLWLGILSGNAAPVAEVLEAVARDLTEAAGALRALADGDGTAMQDITQLLKRGVAGHDRIPGKHGGPASAYAVVQVVIGDRPGQLARLFQVCDEVGVNVEDVRLEHAPGLPLGVAELSVQPDAAASLVEALRDRGWQLP, from the coding sequence ATGGAACTACGCACCGTGCTCGTCGTCGGCACCGGTCTCATCGGCACCAGCACCGCGCTGGCGCTGCGCAGGCACGGCGTGCGGGTCCTGCTCGCCGATCGCGACCCCGGCGCCGTACGGCTGGCGCGCGAGCTCGGCGCGGGCGAGGAGTGGGCGCCGGAGACCCCGCCCGAGGAGGGCGTGGACCTGGCGGTGATCGCGGTGCCTCCGGCGTTCGTGGCGAACGAGCTGCTGGAGCTGCAGCGGCACGGCGCCGCCCGCTTCTACACCGACGTGGCGAGCGTCAAGGCCGAGCCCATCGACCGGGCCAGGCGGCTCGGCTGCGACCTGTCGTCCTATGTCGCCTCGCACCCGCTCGCCGGGCGGGAGCGGAGCGGCCCGGGCGCGGCCCGCGAGGACCTGTTCCTGGGCCGCCCGTGGGCGTTGTGCCCCACCGAGGAAGCCGCTCCCGGGGCGAAGGCCGCCGTGCTGCGGCTGGCGGAGCTGTGCGGGGCGAACCCGGTCGAGGTCGGCGCGGTCGAGCATGACCGGGCGGTGGCCGTCGTGTCCCACGCGCCGCACGTCACGGCCTCCGCCGTGGCCGCGCGGCTGGCCGACACCACGGACGTCGCGCTCGGCCTGGCCGGTCAGGGCGTCCGTGACGTCACCAGGATCGCCGGCAGCGACCCCGGCCTGTGGCTCGGCATCCTGTCCGGCAACGCGGCCCCGGTCGCCGAGGTGCTGGAGGCCGTCGCCCGGGACCTCACCGAGGCCGCCGGCGCGCTGCGCGCCCTGGCGGACGGCGACGGCACCGCCATGCAGGACATCACGCAGCTCCTCAAGCGGGGTGTCGCCGGGCACGACCGCATTCCGGGCAAGCACGGCGGGCCCGCCTCGGCGTACGCGGTGGTGCAGGTGGTCATCGGCGACCGTCCCGGTCAGCTCGCCCGCCTGTTCCAGGTGTGCGACGAGGTCGGGGTCAACGTCGAGGACGTCCGGCTGGAGCACGCGCCCGGGTTGCCGCTGGGCGTCGCCGAGCTGTCGGTGCAGCCCGACGCCGCGGCCTCGCTCGTCGAGGCGCTGCGCGACCGGGGCTGGCAGCTCCCCTGA
- a CDS encoding DUF2795 domain-containing protein has protein sequence MSTAPNPIQLQKHLSGVDYPASKNDLVQAARDHGADDDIVKALENMPDREYDGPNAVSQAVTKK, from the coding sequence ATGAGTACAGCACCGAACCCGATCCAGCTCCAGAAGCACCTGAGCGGCGTGGACTACCCCGCCAGCAAGAACGACCTGGTCCAGGCCGCCCGCGACCACGGAGCGGACGACGACATCGTCAAGGCCCTGGAGAACATGCCGGACCGCGAGTACGACGGCCCCAACGCCGTCAGCCAGGCGGTCACCAAGAAGTGA